One region of Pygocentrus nattereri isolate fPygNat1 chromosome 14, fPygNat1.pri, whole genome shotgun sequence genomic DNA includes:
- the tmem107 gene encoding transmembrane protein 107, protein MTVINSLVPARFLTLTAHLVIVITIFWSRDNNVKACLPLVFTEDQYRSEDTRLLIALSVTLGLFAVELVGFFSGVSMFNSNQGLLSVAAHCSASISLSFFVFQQWECWTYWIIFALCSVIPALCELVQIVAVLGLKKKPM, encoded by the exons ATGACGGTGATAAACAGCCTTGTGCCAGCTCGGTTTCTCACGCTCACCGCGCACCTTGTAATTGTTATCACCATCTTCTGGTCACGG GACAATAATGTTAAGGCCTGCTTGCCTCTGGTCTTTACTGAGGACCAGTACAGATCTGAGGACACCcg GTTGCTTATAGCTCTATCTGTAACTCTGGGCCTGTTTGCTGTCGAACTGGTTGGATTCTTCTCTGGTGTCTCTATGTTCAACAGTAACCAAGGACTCTTGT CTGTGGCGGCTCACTGCAGTGCCTCCATCAGTCTGTCCTTCTTTGTCTTCCAGCAGTGGGAATGCTGGACCTACTGGATCATTTTCGCCCTCTGCAG tgtgattCCAGCACTCTGTGAGTTGGTTCAGATTGTTGCTGTGCTTGGTCTGAAGAAGAAGCCGATGTGA
- the LOC108431889 gene encoding NXPE family member 3-like has translation MKIDIDDYLQKEFDVEKSVPHVTLLVSEGVEQKHKRLSVCSNNSTVSQSDSAHSSTNDPTFISPEELQTIEKALKWPAPPTSMIAANQTTSPYTTSYDLQNPRTSYSVGDIITVVITARDGLKNSKTYGGDFFQAKLFNTKLKASVYGEVTDHHNGTYTATFKLLWEGQAKVSIRLIHSSEAVQVLLRHRERDPDKVFFVGVFRGVDHQEKVVCNAQRSERLLKASQCCCEYKHPISGELWFCHRPSYLPCSAWVDHGMGGYQAQLSKLDSTLLHRNYTNKYLPGDITVSVSPCDLCSSMSVKCVPGLDTPSPAGFYLHDTWTSLMCHAQSFPTANQIASCLKDKQVLMMGDSTLRQWFEYLLKTVPTLKKLNLYTSAQSGPLEAVDTCNNIRLVWRAHGLPIRTFMVPRADLHYIASEVDALAGGQHSVVVFTIWAHFTTFPLYTYLKRLAGIRRAIQALLQRAPQTLVLIKSANTGYKDIYGSDWLSWQLDCALRVMFRELPVVIIDVWQMTSCHYSPDNIHPSHEVIKNEVDLFLSFVCPI, from the exons AAACGGCTGTCTGTGTGTTCCAACAATTCAACTGTCTCCCAGTCTGACTCAGCTCACAGCTCTACAAATGACCCCACCTTTATCTCACCTGAAGAACTCCAAACCATAGAAAAAGCACTAAAGTGGCCAGCCCCTCCTACATCCATGATTGCAGCCAATCAGACAACAAGCCCCTACACAACCTCATATGATTTGCAGAACCCACGCACAAGCTACAGTGTTGGGGACATTATCACAGTGGTCATAACGGCAAGAGATGGTTTAAAGAACTCAAAAACGTATGGTGGAGATTTCTTTCAAGCAAAGCTGTTTAACACAAAATTGAAAGCAAGTGTATATGGGGAGGTGACTGATCACCACAACGGCACTTATACTGCTACCTTCAAGCTGCTCTGGGAAGGACAAGCCAAGGTCTCAATACGGCTGATACACTCCAGTGAAGCTGTACAG GTGCTGCtcagacacagagagcgagatCCAGACAAGGTGTTCTTTGTAGGTGTGTTCAGAGGGGTCGATCACCAGGAAAAAGTGGTTTGTAATGCTCAGAGGAGTGAGAGGTTGTTAAAGGCATCTCAGTGCTGCTGTGAATACAAACATCCAATTAGTGGGGAATTATGGTTTTGTCATAGACCCAGCTATCTGCCATGCTCAGCCTGGGTGGACCATGGCATGGGAGGATACCAAGCACAGCTGTCAAAACTGGACTCCACCCTGTTACACAG AAACTATACCAATAAATATCTACCTGGAGATATCACAGTGAGCGTTTCTCCTTGTGACCTGTGTTCAA GTATGAGCGTGAAGTGTGTTCCAGGACTAGACACACCCTCACCAGCTGGGTTCTATCTACATGATACCTGGACATCACTGATGTGCCATGCCCAGTCTTTCcccacagccaatcagattgcaAGTTGCTTGAAAGACAAGCAGGTTCTGATGATGGGAGATTCCACACTAAGACAGTGGTTTGAGTATCTGCTGAAAACTGTCCCAA CACTCAAGAAACTAAATCTTTACACCTCAGCCCAGTCTGGACCGCTTGAGGCTGTGGATACATGCAACAACATTCGACTGGTGTGGAGAGCTCATGGCCTTCCAATACGGACATTTATGGTCCCCCGTGCTGATTTACACTACATCGCCTCTGAGGTGGATGCCCTAGCTGGAGGCCAACACTCTGTTGTGGTCTTCACCATCTGGGCTCACTTTACTACCTTTCCACTGTACACGTACCTAAAGAGGTTGGCTGGAATCCGCAGAGCTATCCAGGCTCTTCTCCAGAGGGCACCACAGACCCTTGTGCTGATCAAGTCAGCCAACACGGGCTACAAGGACATTTATGGCAGCGATTGGCTGTCATGGCAGCTGGACTGTGCATTGAGGGTGATGTTTAGGGAGCTGCCGGTCGTGATTATTGACGTTTGGCAAATGACGTCATGTCACTACTCACCAGATAACATTCATCCATCTCATGAAGTGATAAAGAATGAGGTAGATCTATTCCTCTCATTTGTTTGTCCAATATGA